GTGGTTTCATTCTGTTCGTCGTACCACGTTGCAACAGACATACCTGATCGACTCGGATAGCGAATTTGCAGAACCAGTTCCTGAATGGTGTATTCGCTTGGTACGCCCATGGCTGGTTTATTATAGGAGGAGAGCTCGCTTCCTGATGCGTCCAATACTTGAAGATAAGCATTGGCGGCATGGAGGGCCTCCTGTTGGTCGGGCCGAAGGTCAAGCTTCCCGTTGGTGAAAGCAAGGTCTGAACGAATGTTATTCATTAAGGACTTGGCCGGATTACTCTCGCCATATAACAAGGTGAAGTTCTTCCCGTTTTTCTCCCGGATCAGCATGACGATCTGATAAGGAAAAGGCTTCTGGCCTTCCCAGTATGCAATCAATTCCCCCGGTTTATAGTGAGTAGGAACATCGGCGGGTGTGTGGTATTCATCAATGGCGTAACCTTGTTCATCCAAAACTTGGAGCCAGCCTTGATATTTATCCACTTGCTTTAGCAATTCGGGGTCATATCGGATCGTATCATCCGGCATGATCTCTGCTGTATTAATTAATTGGTCCAGACCGTTGGCAGCAAAATCATCTACCAGATTCACTTCATTCACCTTTTGCACGACCCAGTAAGTCGCTACAGACCCAAGCAGGATGATAAGAACGACTGCACCGGCAAGCATCCCGATAAACCGGGTCATTAACCTGCGACGAATACTCATGGGCGTGACACATGTTCCGGCTGAATCAGTTTGTAACCCAGACCCCGGACGTTGACGAGAAACACCGGATTGGAAGGATCGGCTTCAATGCGCTCCCGAATGCGGTGAATATGAACCATCACGGTATTGTCATCACTAATGGCTTCCGAGCCCCAGACCCGCTCATATAGATCTGATTTGGTGAAAATTCGATTGGGATGTTTGCAGAAAAAGAGTAACAGTTGGAACACAAGTGCCGGACAAGATACGGACTCACCTTCAACACGAAGTTCACCAGCCCACTCCAGCACTTGAAACCGTCCAAAGTCGTACACGCCTTCCGATGTGCTGGGATATGACGTATTTACGTTAGATGGGACGTGATCCGAGATCGCTGCGGTTTTAGATGGTAAATAACGCTTCAGTAATGATTTAATTCGAGCAACGACTTCCAGAGGATTAAAGGGTTTGGCAACATAATCGTCACCACCAACAGCGAATCCGGTTAATTTGTCATAATCGGTTGTTTTGGCCGTCAGAAACAGGATGGGCGCATCGGTGACCTGTCGTAGAAAAGGACAGATTTCCAGTCCGCTTTTGCCAGGAAGCATGATGTCGAGCACGATGCAATGATACGTCTTGTTGTTGCATGCCTCGATGGCAGCTTCGCCTGTTGTAACGGTATCAATATCGAGAAACTGCTCTTTGAGCAGAACGGTTTTGAGCATATGCAGAATAGCCTGTTCATCATCCACAAGCAGTAATGAGACGTTATCCATAGTTTAAAAATGACCTCCTGATCCTTCCGTTGTGTGTATTGCTAATCATACCATCCAAGAAGGCTGTATAACGTATGAGCTATCTTAACGGAATCTTAATTATGCAGCGTTAGAAGGCAAGACGAGTTTAACTACTGGTAAGTTGGGGTTAGACGAAGGATAAGACTCATTCTGTACACTTAACTGGAAAGTATAACGATTAGCAGAAGGGATGTTGAAAATGAACAGAGAAGGTCATGTGAAATCAGAGCAACATACACATTCGAAATTACAGAATAGAAAGGGCTGGAAGGTGCTTGCGATTACCCTTGGAGCTTGCGTAATACTGTCTGCTTGCGGCAACAGTAACTCCATTACTTCCGACCAGGCAGAGCAGCAGTCAGCAGAACAGGCGTCCAATAATGAAGCGAGCGAGAACTCCAATCAGGAGCAGAACTCAAGTTCAGAGGTGAGCGCGATGGTTACACCGGACAATTTCATAGATACGCTGATGAACGGTTCAAAGGATGCAATCTATAATCAATTCTCTCCCGAATTGAAGGGGACGTTAACGCTTGAACAGTTCAAAACGACTGCCGATCCTTTTTTGGAGGGTGTTGAATCATGGGAGCAAGTGGTAGACGCCAAAATGAATCAAATATCTGAGGTGGCCTGGAAGGATCAGACTGGGACGAAAGGAATTCGAGCTTATTTTTCCGAAGAAAATCAAATTGAAGGTCTCTCGATCCAACCGCTGCAAGCTCATGAGGACACGGATGCCAAATTCACCAAAACGGAATTTCAATTGCCGATGAAGGGAGAATGGTATGTATTCTGGGGAGGTAATGATGTGTTGTCGAACTATCATTATGAGCATGAAACCCAGCGGTATGCGCTGGATATCGTACGGACCAAAGAGCAATCCAGTTATCAAGGTGATGCAAAGGAAAATCAAAACTACTATGCTTTTGGTGAACCGCTCTATGCAGCTGCCGATGGTACTGTGGTCGATATCAAAAATGATATACCGGACAATGTACCGGGTGTCATGAATCCGGAAGAACCGGCTGGTAACTACGTGGTAATCGACCATGGCAACAGTGAATACAGCATCACAGGACACATCAAGGAAGGCAGTGTTTCGGTCAAAAAAGGAGATAAGCTCAAGCAGGGAGACCCTATCGGTGAGCTTGGTAATTCGGGAAATTCCAGTGAAGCTCATCTGCATTTCCAGGTATCGGATGGCCCGGATCTGTTCACATCTCGCTCAATTAACATTCGTTGGGCAGACCAGAGTCAGCAGTTCACTCGTGGTAACACAATACAGAGACTGCCAGAGTAATGATGGTGGCGTATCGCCCGCGGTATTGATGAGTAATTCTCTGTCAGAATGTTAGAGGTGACGAAGGCTTCTATTTTCCATTATAATATCCTCTATGATAATAGAACGATCTGAGATGATGGAGGAATAGCGATGAAACTGGAAGATGTGCAGATTGAATATGCGCGCCTTGAGGACTTGCCGAGGATTGTGGAAATTTATAATTCTACCATTGAGGGCCGTATGGCAACAGCGGATTTGGAGCCGGTGACGGTGGAGCAACGTGTTCCGTGGTTCGAGGAACATTCACCGGATCATCGTCCGCTTTGGGTGATGAAGCAGGCAGGGCATGTGGTAGCTTGGGCAAGTCTCAGCTCGTTCTATGGACGCCCTGCGTATAATGGAACGGTGGAAGTCAGTGTATACGTGGATCAGCAATGCCGCGGAATTGGGGCTGGCGGACGTTTGCTCGAAACGGTATTTGCAGCATGTCCTGCACTTGGAATTACAACCATTCTCGGATTTGTCTTCGGGCATAACGAACCGAGTCTGGGGTTATTGCGCAAGCATGGTTTTGAACAGTGGGGATATTATCCCGAAGTGGCCGTGTTGGATGGTGTGAATAGAGATCTGGCGATTTTGGGCAAAAAAATATAAGTGTCGTTCTTATTCGTAACATAAGAACACTGAAAACCTCCAACCTAAATTAATAGGATTGGAGGTTTTTTTGTCGTTAGACTATATTCTTCGCTATGTGAAAGTATAGGTTGTGCTTACACGCCAAGCTGCTGTTTAATCTCTTGAATCTGTCCCAGATGACGTTCCTCATGATAACTTGCAAAGTCAATCCATTGGGTAAGATCCATCTCACCAAATACGGGATGAGGAAAGGACTTGCTACGCAGCAGGTCAGGATCATGATCCAATGCAAAGTTATTTAACGCTTGGTGAGATTCGTCCAGATCATTGCGTACGTCTTCAAGTGCTTCAGACGCTGCTGGAGGCTGAAGATGGGGTGGTGCCTCGACGGAGCGGCTGCGGTGCAACGATAATTCATATGGTTTTTTGTCCACAGACACCGTCTGTTCCTTCTCGAGGGCTAGGCGGGCTTGTTTTCCAATTACATTTTCCATCAGATTCAGATGTCGTAGTACTTGCATAATACTCCATTGTTGGGGTGAAGGTTTTCGGTTCAATTGTTCTTCTTCGAGTCCAGAAACTGCTTCCCAGATTTGGTTGCGTATATCGTCATTACGAGTAAACATTGTGGAATCCTCTCCTTATATACAGGTTCTATGATGCGGGTAGTCTGTGTATGTTCATTACCCCAAATGTGGATGCTTATTCTATAAGCATTGAGAATGGAAGAGTGAATGCGAACCTGGGCAAGATTAGCCTTTGTTAGATGTAATCTGTGGCAAATAAAAAAAGCCGTTCTCTATGAACGGGTTCATTTCCATCCATACCAAGTCCAAAAAAAGATTGACGGGCAGGCCCCGGCAAACTATAATCGGTACAAGTAACTTGATAT
This Paenibacillus xylanexedens DNA region includes the following protein-coding sequences:
- a CDS encoding GNAT family N-acetyltransferase, producing the protein MKLEDVQIEYARLEDLPRIVEIYNSTIEGRMATADLEPVTVEQRVPWFEEHSPDHRPLWVMKQAGHVVAWASLSSFYGRPAYNGTVEVSVYVDQQCRGIGAGGRLLETVFAACPALGITTILGFVFGHNEPSLGLLRKHGFEQWGYYPEVAVLDGVNRDLAILGKKI
- a CDS encoding DinB family protein, which produces MFTRNDDIRNQIWEAVSGLEEEQLNRKPSPQQWSIMQVLRHLNLMENVIGKQARLALEKEQTVSVDKKPYELSLHRSRSVEAPPHLQPPAASEALEDVRNDLDESHQALNNFALDHDPDLLRSKSFPHPVFGEMDLTQWIDFASYHEERHLGQIQEIKQQLGV
- a CDS encoding peptidoglycan DD-metalloendopeptidase family protein; amino-acid sequence: MNREGHVKSEQHTHSKLQNRKGWKVLAITLGACVILSACGNSNSITSDQAEQQSAEQASNNEASENSNQEQNSSSEVSAMVTPDNFIDTLMNGSKDAIYNQFSPELKGTLTLEQFKTTADPFLEGVESWEQVVDAKMNQISEVAWKDQTGTKGIRAYFSEENQIEGLSIQPLQAHEDTDAKFTKTEFQLPMKGEWYVFWGGNDVLSNYHYEHETQRYALDIVRTKEQSSYQGDAKENQNYYAFGEPLYAAADGTVVDIKNDIPDNVPGVMNPEEPAGNYVVIDHGNSEYSITGHIKEGSVSVKKGDKLKQGDPIGELGNSGNSSEAHLHFQVSDGPDLFTSRSINIRWADQSQQFTRGNTIQRLPE
- a CDS encoding response regulator transcription factor; its protein translation is MDNVSLLLVDDEQAILHMLKTVLLKEQFLDIDTVTTGEAAIEACNNKTYHCIVLDIMLPGKSGLEICPFLRQVTDAPILFLTAKTTDYDKLTGFAVGGDDYVAKPFNPLEVVARIKSLLKRYLPSKTAAISDHVPSNVNTSYPSTSEGVYDFGRFQVLEWAGELRVEGESVSCPALVFQLLLFFCKHPNRIFTKSDLYERVWGSEAISDDNTVMVHIHRIRERIEADPSNPVFLVNVRGLGYKLIQPEHVSRP